The sequence tattatttataatcaatcaGCTGTTTTATAAAGGTTTCTTGCTTATTTTctgtatagatttaaaaaaaaaattgtttttttgaaaaattaaaattctttctctttctttgtttttaagaaaaaaaaaaaaaaaaaaaaacgttctgttttgaaagtaaggaaaattattttcataagttaaaaaaaaaattcacagatGGCATTagctcaaataaaaaaaaaactgaaatttctGTCGAAAAACAGTTTAATATCAtagaaacataaaattatattatttaatatagtttaaatcttcgtaatttttttctaagcattctaacaagaaaaaagactaaataactttaatttcctacaaatttaatttcctacaaaattattcaatttgattttcgaagaaaaaaatttttaatagttttatttttaaaaaatgacaggATATGAATATTCTTTAAGCTGCTCTTTTgggaagattttttttgtttttactcaACACTAGCTTttgagaccataagaaaaaaaataattttttttcgaaatactctactatatacgtatatgtagTATACTTGTGCACAATAAGTaagacaaagaaataaaaatttccaatgttCAAGAATTGTTCTAAAGAATAAAagtgactttaaaaaaaaatattttttccgaaaaatacTATGGGGTAAATAATCAAATCGCTGCAACAACCAAACTGTATATTGCATCAAGCCATTTAAAAGCGTCGGTGTATTATTGTAACTTCGTACCACTTGAAAGTGATGAAGATCGCGTGAACCCATACAGGTTTTTTACAGAGTATATATACAAGGCTATTGGAACGTTTAAGGATTTATTTACACGACTATTGACAAGcactgaaaattatcaatcgtATTTCAAGTTTGATAGCTTTACGAATTGTCTCTAAGCTCATTATATACTGTaccaatttcaaaaatgaaatgaaaatatatcttttCAAGGTTGCACTCACACCTTACTTCATTAGAATATATGTAGTAGCCCATcggtcataaatttttttttataacaatagtGTAATACTTTAAGTGTAAATCCTAAACTTCCTTCACAaagaagatttatttaaaacggaCAATTGAAGAGTGTGAAGTCTTCATATATCTATTGAACTTATTGTCTAGACATTGGCGCCAGATTTTTAATCCTGGGACCCTCATGGCCtaggtacatatatatacattgtcTGCAGTTACTGTAAGTGTGAAACATTCACTTGGGAGCCGACAGGATATTCAAGGCAGAGAAGGGAGAAGTAGATAATTTTGAACAGAGAAAATAGAATACAGTTCGGTGACGTACAAGCCACGTTTGCCTATAAATTGGCGTACCTGGAGGCTTCAGACATCAGTTACCTCAGCGACTTCCATAAGTTAGCATCGCAATCTAAGCTCTAACTTAGTACATACTGTTGAAACTtccgatatttatttatatctaacaatttaataaacaaccAAGTGAAAATGTCTACTTTCGATTTCGACTTTATATTGAATGAACACAATCCATCATTGGAGTTCCAAACTTACGCATCTTCACCAGAAAGTATACGATCAGCTGTCTCAGAAGAATCAAGTTTTTCTCCATCCCCCAGTTCTGATGAAGTCCAGTTTGCTAATAATCCACTGGGAAATATTGTAAAAGTGGAGGAAGATTTAGAAGAAACACAAggtaattaaacatttataaatgcaaattatttttttgacttttcttaaaatttattatttcaattactgaTAATCACGCtagttgttcaaaatttttttcttgaagtttgtaaagtacttttaaaaattcaatttattattcatactcgtttattatattctaacttctcgaaattttattGCGGTGAACTATAGtttcaattcatttaatatagATCAAGTGTTATTTTtagagtattttataaaaaaaaaaagtataaaaagctttttagtaaatatttttgatgatttatttgttctttcgttgcaacttataaaaataactttataaatatttatctattaagtgagtaaataattattacaatattctcattttgttttataggTAGTAACTCAAAAAGAAGACTACGAACTACATTCTCCAACGATCAGCTTCTTTATTTGGAACAATTATTCGCCGAGAGCAAATACTTATGTCGTCCAAAAAGAATTATGACCGCAACTAAACTAGGACTCCAAGAAAGACAGGTAAGatgatttttctatttttatttttacttattcgcGAAGTTGACATTATATGTGTTAAAaacagtgttttttttttttaattcattcatAAGTAGCTAATTTtctgatgaaatattttatttgaattattaaattcacaaaTTGAATTATCTAATATCACCAACAAAAATTAGTATCAGGGgtttgtttatatatgataCTACAGTTAGCTAAcgtctaatcatttttttttataaacgatataaaacgaatatttcaaaaattgcacctataatttttatacttctctacatgtgcatatttttagtttttttttttttttttaattaatttatttaatagagtaaaaaaattgttaattgttggCTAACTGCAGGATCTTTgtgaatattgataaaatctcaGACGGAGAAACTATTCTCGTTTAAAATGCTATGGTATCATAGTTTAGTCGGACAATATTGACCACGTGGCGGAAATCGAAATAAACACTTgctaaaattactatatatagtaaaatagACAGTGATTATATCACAAATTACTGTCGccattggaaattttactatagtcGTACTAATTGTTTCATGTATCTATTTCAATTTTCGTCACGTAGCCAACATGGTCCGGCTTTACTATAACACTATATAGCATTTCAaacgaaaacaatttttctgtgcaataatcaattaaaatttaaaaatatagaatttttgatttgataaataaataaatgaataaattaaaagttaattggtGTAAGAATttgttacataaaaaaaaaatcaggttCTTACATGATTCTTTACACCTAATATAGGAATATGTCCGCAAATCCGTAATTAGTAACAAAATAAtgtctacaaattattataaaaccatACATTGAgatgatatttcaaaattattaatttcataattattttacagataAAAGTCTGGTTTCAAAATCGACGCATGAAGCAGAAGAAATTAGAGAAGGAAAATGAAGACACCAATAACGGAAAAATCAGTTCATTTTCCGCAAATAACGATGTAAAAAAGAGGAGTAATCAGTTGATCACCACAGAAGATGCAAAGTTCAGAAGAATGAATACATCGGCTGGATTCAGGTCAACAgtacatcatcatcatcatcatctaccACAAAATATCGACTTGAACACCGAATTATATgatagttatttttcaaataccgTCAACTATCAAACTGCATACAGCGGGAGTCAGCAAACCGGAAATATTAACTAGACCGAGAGCTGTAGTTATGGAAACTATAACACCAAcgtatataataatgataacaattgcTGCTACTCTACCAAGaacgtaattaataataaccaaAACACAtgtagttattttttacaacctGTAGATAAATACATGAATTGTAATGACTATGAAAACTACTATGCCACTACTAAAAACGGTGCTAGTGATCTTAACTTATACTTAATCGGAGAAAATCAGACTTCAGAacaaaatttgagtttttctacaaaatctgTACCATCATTTGATTTATTCGACGATATCAAtggattcaatttttaaagcaCTGTGCTTGAtgtataatgattattaaatagataTACAGTTGTTGAGTGAGACTGATGTTTCTATAAGTGATGTCAAGTATTAAGTAGATATTTAATTCAACCGgccaattaaattatgaatactttttgtaaattatgcACTCCAAAGCCATGCGTAAAGTCAATATAAGTCCACTTGCCAAATACTATTTGgccataaacaataaaaaactatagttttacTTATGACCTTAAAAGCCGAACACATTCAATGTGTGTTAaaatacacggagagaaaattatggtaactgttcctataatactattgtaaacataatattatggtcatcattcccataatgtacggaaattattatcatgatattatggtaactgttaccataatatcacgGTAACGAttgccataatattatggtaacaatatCATAGTTACATTAACATGGTAAATACGCTGATACCATAGATGTAACAGCGTTAACGTCATGATAAACTAATTAACTTAAacgtattttatacttaaataataatatataataaacaatagaatcgcaagctaagttgccagtaaaatataaagtataataattaaattgaatcgtAACTGATTGATATAATGCAAGTAGAATTGCCagctaacaaaaattaatttagaataacTCTGAACGCtaatagatccaagatcgaagtgtctgaccgataattgagggcctgggactcgcctctgaactctgtccccacttcaccctcacggtcatgcgtcaacgtgaaaataagtcatgtgaccacggcactgtgacttgtgtagtttcagacgacaagaagacggggaaaaatgggaaccgcaaggctgagggcgacgaagacaattcacattgtctcaatatatatatatatatatagtgttgCTACAATAATTACGATCGATCAATTCCGGCAATCTACACCGAACATCGATTTTACCATATTCCGTCTTTACCTTATTCGTAGAGACATTACAAAATTACAAGATACACCGCTGAACTGCGTACACGCATTCAAGCATTCttcattttatatactttcTTATGACTGTGTTAATTGTGTTGGTTTAatgaaacatttatttaatattattagttggtttaaataatttattttaatataattaaatttttactgttaaCCACTAAATTGGTGACCCCGAAGTGATCTTTCTTTAAGGGAAGCATCGAACACGTGCATTACACAGTTTATAAAATCCCCCGAGTTCTCGTGTCGTTTTACCGTGAGTATTTTGTCGCCTTGCCGTTTAATCGGTGAGACCGTGATTTTCTATTCACAGTTATTTTCATGtgaatttatttctcaatTAATTAGTGCAGTGATTTTTCTATCATCttacagtttttaaattttttatcttcgtgcagttttatattatttttatcaccacTGGTGCATTGCTGGACATCTTATGGACGTTATGTTGCATGAGTGTTGATTCGAGGGACTTTTAGTGTAAATCGAATAGTGACTAAAGTTTTTGCGAgctatgataaaaaattgcaattaatttttcgtgCAGTGTCGcgtataattttctttaaattaccGGAAATACCATCGAGGATTTAGCTGATACACCAGCTGCACATTCCTGAGCTGCGCGTCATCGATAATTTTTCGGTAGCACTGTACCGAATTAAAGACATTGTTGACGGGTGATGTTACACTCCAAAACTGTGATcgacaagaaaataaaagaatttcaaGTGGAggacatattattattatttgaaatattatttttatattttatattccaaAATGTACGCATCCGCCGCAGAGGAAATCGCTGCTTTGCATAAGCAACTTGCACTGTTGGCTGCCGAGTATAGCAATATGCTTACTCAGGAGCAACTTCCAAACACACGATCCACATCACACCGACACCATCGTCCTCgacaagttaaaaaatttaaatattgttggtATCACTACAAGCATGGTAAAAATGCCCAATTATGCACTCCCGGCTATAAATGGCAGGGAAACTTAAATAAGAACCAGAAGAGGCGGCcaataattctcaattgaTTTCTCACCGCCTGGTTATCCGAGACCGAACTACAGGAATGGAATATCTTGTCGATTCCGGCTCTGATTTATCCGCCTTTTCACGTGGCTGGCTGAAATCACTCAGTACACCCATAGGTTACCAATTATATACCAATTGTATGCCGCAAACGGCTCGATAATCAAACCTGTGGTTTAAAATCGCTTACATTGAACCTTGGACTTTGCCGTGAATCCTcatggaattttatcattgcTGACGTCACTAAACCGATTATAGGCGCAGACTTCTTAAGTGATTATGACTTACTAGTCGACCTAAAATGCAAACGCCTTCGCGATGGCATCACTGATTTACTGACACCCGGAAATTCTCACACATCGGCAAAGACAAATATAAAAGCCGTCGATAGTAATTCTGCGTATATGGAATTATTGCGAGAATTTGCCGATGGAACACGACCTGGCGCTACTCAGCGTCAAACAAAAATACATTCAACGGTGCATCATATTCAAACGTCACCTGGACCGCCAGTTTCATGCAAAGCAAGACGCCTGGCTCCAGACAAGCTTAAAAACGCACAAGCAGAATTCCGTAAAATGATCGAAGAAGGTATTTGCAGACCTTCTAACAGCGCCCGGGCTTTACCACGTCATTTAGCGCAGAAGAAGTCCGGAGAAGGGAGGCCGTGCGGTGATTACCGCCCGCTTAACGATCGAACGCTGATTGACAAATATTCATTTCGTTATCTTAACGACTTTGCTGCATTTTTACACGgtaaaaacatattttcagTCGTCGATTTTGCTAAGGCCTTTTTGCAAATACCCGTTGCACCGGAAGACGTGCCGAAAACAGCGATTATCACACCGTTCGGACTATTCTAGTTCCGATTTATGACGTTCGGGCTTCAAAACGCCGCTCAAACGTTTCAACGATTTATCGACAAGGTCACTCGTGACCTGGACTTCGCATTTCCATATGTTGACGATATTTTAATCGCATCTAATGACGAGAAGCAACAAATGGagcatctgaaaattttattagagcGTCTCCGTGAATATGGACTGGTAATTAACGTACCAAAATGTCAATTTGATCTACCGGAAGTAAAATTTCTCGGCCACGTCATCACCAAAGATAGAATCATGCCGTTACCAGAAAAAATCGAGGCTTTCGTCAATTTCGAGCCTCCTACCACCGTAAAAGCTCGTCGTCGATTTCTCGGCACAGGGAATTTCTACAGAAAGTTCATTAAGAAAGCTGCAGAAATTTTAGCACCgtcaaagtaaattttgaaaggGCCCAAAGTCGAAGGCTCTCATTTAGTCAACTGGACAACTGAACAAGAGTCTTTTAAGTCAGCTAAACACGCTCTCGTGGATGCTACTCTGCTGGTTCGAACTAAAATCGATGCTGACTGGGCAATATTCATCGACGCATCCAAAATCGGTATTGGAGCCGTTTTGCAACAAAAAGTGGATAACAACTGGCAACCACTGGCATTTTTTATACCGGCATGTTTCAATCTACACCGATCACAAGCCACTCGATTTCATCGGTGAATTCACCACCGATATTCGACATGTGTCGAGTACCGACAATATTGTCGCTGACACATTGTCACGTGTCGAAGCAGTATCCACTGCTATAACGTCGCAAGAACTCGCCGACGCTCAACAAACCGACGATGAACTTCAGCAGTTGTTTCGTTAAACAACtgctttgaatttaaaaacgattcaaCTCGATAGTGGACCTGCACTGTATTGTGACACTGCGTCAGGTACAGTGCGCCCATACGATCCAGGACCGCTAAGGAGAAAAGTGTTTGGCTCGCTACACACGCTCGCTCACCCTGGAATCAAAGGATCGCTAAAAATCGTCTCCAAACGATACGTCTGGCTGTCGATTAATAAAGATTGCCAGCATCGATTGCCAGAAGAAAGTCCAGAGACCCGTGTCATCACCGATCACCAGTTTTGAACCTCCAACTGCATGATTCGAGCACATCGACTTAGTGTCTCTAAAATCGTCAAGAGGCTTTAACCAGTGTTTAACAATCATCGACCGATTCACGAGGTTTCCTGAGGCTGTCCCGTTATCCAATGGAACTGCAGAGGCGGTAGCATATGCACTATCGCTGCATTGGATTTCTCGCCACGGAGTACTTAAACGCATTACCTCGGACCAAGGTCCGCAATTCGAATCGTCGTTATTTTAGtcgttattaaaaatgtatggaATAAAATACCTACATACTACACCGTATCATCCGCAAGCCAATGGTCTTGTCGAACGTCTACATCGTTAGCTTAAATCAGCACTTTTGTGTCATAAAGAGTCATGCTATGACGCATTACCAGCCGTTTTGCTCGGCTTACGCGCTGCTTAGAAAGACAACATCCAGACGACCCCGACTGAATTAGTGTAAGGTGAGCAAATTCGTTTGCCTGGTGAGTTACTCACTCCCAGCAATAAAACTACGCCTCATAACATTGTCAATACTCTAAAACGTCATTTCAATTCATTGGCACCGGCCGAAATGTCGTGTCACGGCAAGCATTCTGTTTTTTGTTTCAGGAACCTTAGTACTTGCAGTCATGTACTGGTACGAAATGACCAGGTTGGATCATTTTTCATAGTGTCATACGAAGGTCCATATCGTGTAATAACTCGACACGATGAATACTTCATCATCGATTTTCGAGGACGACAAATCGCTATTTTAGTAGATAGATTGAAGCCGGTTTACGAGGCGAATTCAGTCGACacagcaacaacaataacaaacaATAACACAACAACTGAGACTCAAAAACGCCGAGTCCGagttaacatttaaaaatttacacgatttaatttttttttacatcgaaGTTTTCTTTTACAAAGTAATAGTTCATCACTGTATTATACTCATTCACTTCCTTATTCATTTAGTTATATCACTTGTAAATATTCCGTTACTTTAATTAtcgtgtattaaaaaaaaaaaacaaagagagTTCTGTAGCATTGCTACAATATTTACGATCGATCAATGTCGGCAATCTACGCCGGACATCGATTTTTACATATTCCGACGAATTACTGGCTAAACATACTTCAATTGATCTAAATATACATACCCGCGAAAAACgaattatatatggtcatatacaGATCATATATGTCCATATATGGGGCATGTATGATGATCTTTATACTATACATGTGCATATATAAGTTTCGATTGTTTcgatatatggatatatataactatatataggtatatataataatatatgatcataatgaaaaaaccgactattctttttttcgatcttgcataaaaatttgttgatttacgctgttttaagaagcctctccaaaaatcagcttgataaaaaattttcaagaggtcgctcacgaattttgaaaatatcaaaaatgattgaaattcggatttttgatttctaaattctttttttctcgtagtagcaatagtttatatttgtaaaatcatgactatgctgaaaatttgagcccaaaattcaaatattaaaacggcgctcaagaattttgattattaactGATAGTATGTAACTAATAGTTCAAATTAGttgttctatttttttatagctcaattattatcatttcagTAAAATGAAACTtgtgcataaccaaaaatatacagaacagtcttaaacaataaaattcggtaagttttaaataagcGAAAAACCTacgaataaaattgaaaaataaaaaagtatgtaaataacttattatttccatttctcgggttatatttttattcatcgtCATCCAAATTAATGGTGAAATAATCAAGAagctttatttttcatattcaaAGGTCACTCGAAAACgtccaaaagacagcactcggaaacattcaaaattcttgagcgaggtttaaatatttaaattttgggctcaaattttcagcgtagtcatgattttacaaatataaactattgctgccacgagaaagaaaaaaatttgaaattaaaaagttgaatttcgatcatttttgatattttcaaaattcgtgagcgatctcttaaaaattttttatcgagctgatttttggagagtctttttaaaacatcggaaaccaacaaattttcataagaggctcgaaaaaaaaaatagtcagtttttttgcgccaccctaatatatatatatatatatatatatatatatatatatatatatatatatatatatatatgtatatatatatagtagggggcttcaaaaaaagaaattaaatttttttttcgctcttACCCCCTGAAACGTTAGTGGTTGCCGAGAAAAAAATCCTCTCAAAAGATGGGCTCTAGCTCAACcttaagaaatatattttctttatattttcatgcatgtattttttatatattctaagaCGTAGGAAAAAGAAAAGCAAAATAGGGTTCCcccaaaatttcataaaaaaaaaaaaattcttttttttaaatgtttttcaaactttCCAAAATCACTTCTGTAAATCTAATTGACCATTGTTTTGAATGTTTTTCGTTGTTGAGTGTTGTCTGGTGATATGACAACTACTTTGCAAGTAGCTAGTAGTACTGCTGTTCGTGATTGAACGGTTGACACTGGACGAGAAGTCCGTTTTCTCTTTGTTTGAGAACTCAAGTCTGTAATTGACTGAGATGTCTGCCTTTGAACCGATTGAGAAAGCAGTCGTTGAATTGTTTGAGAATTCTGttcctaattaattatttgagaaGACATAGAGACAGTAGTTGGAAAGATGAATTCAGTCTGAGTAGACGCAATACTGTCTCTTGAGACGTCGACGAAGGCTCCGAGAAGTCCTACCTTTATTGTGGTTGAGCTGTGCTGGTAATTGCTGGAGTAGTGTCTTGAGAAGCTGCTGAGGAGACTTGCGTGGCTGCTGGAGTTGCCTTGGGTCTTTGATAGAGAAGAGTGTGATGACGCTCTTCACAAATTTTACAACCCCTTGGGATTACATTCGCGTAGGTTGTGTCGTCTAAGGCAATTAAAACATAAACGCTCTTGCATTACGATCTTATAACGTAgaccgtttttattttcacgacgGAGACGTGAAACAAACCCGGAGTCGTATGTGATCACctaagtgtattaaaaaaattataaataacgataataattataactaaaaataataaataattataaataaattgaaggtGTGCCTGgcccagctcctcaggctggctTAGTGCACGAGGGCACTAGCCCGtttacaaaacggacaaaaattataaccgATAAGGGGAGAGATCACGGGACAAAATCTCgagcgagaatgtatgcaccaagcggaatgacaagaaaacaaatatataatgaataaaaataataataaggaataattactactaaatatatccaggaaacaaacaaataaatattggctatcactgggttccttttacgaaattatttaattcaaaacatatttaaataaactcaacaaatggttacaataataatcaattcaatttaaataacattattaaGTTATCCACTGGGGAAagcaaattacaaattacaaattttcacccaatataattaatatagattgtaaacaaataaaataatactaatctttttctttattttatattatttactctggggagagaaagacGCGGGTACTCAATACATATTTGGCAACAAtgggttgcataccattaaattataaaataaattttacccagagaaataatattttaagtactgtTGTAAGACAAGGAGCTACATACGCTATTCTTGTCTAATCTTCTAAGGAATTTACTCGACCTGTCTTAGTACATATGCACCTAAATGCCGTGACGGACGCCgaatatattcaacttattataacaataactcAGGTTCAACAATTTATGAACCAAATACCGCGATCAACTCTACTGAAGGAccagcgatagccgatgcaacaaatgatGATACAAtgacttaccggcgttgatTATAATTCACTTCTGGAACTATTTAACCATAAACAATACTCAAACTATACTTTTGACTTAATATAATAAGATACTAATTATCCAAATTAAACAAACTTTAACTctgtaattatttcattaaggctactgggccagaacaatttactcaaaattaactacggacaacaacacgtcctaTCTTTACAAAATCTCGGTCctctctgattatttttcgttgaTTTTTCCGAGGGAGGGGTATCACTCCCATGTTATCCCCTCTCATGACCTCGGAcccgaaattttcaattaaaataaaatattcaaaattattgaatgaCCTGAgttatgttataataataaattaaacaatatttcctatttatcaacataaacataataattattaaccctTTTAacgataacataataattatttcagtgcaCCAAGTGCACTTGAACACACATTTGAGTCTTAACATCTAATAATTGTACAATGTCGTAAACCAGAAGATCGTCCCAATGATCAGCTGAGCAGCCAAGAGCCTTAAGAGCATTTACGCACTCCGATACAGTGGTAAGTATGTTGTTTAATCCATTGGCAGTTCGTTGTTCCATCCTTGAAAGTGATCTAAGCTTGGAAAGATGAGCAGTCTTGAGAAGCCCTTTATTCTCATATCTAGTAGTGAGTGTATCCCACGCTGATGCGAATGAGTCAGCTGATATCTTGAGATTGGCTATTAAGCTGGCTGCGTCTCCCTCAAGACTAGCGCAGAGATAGTGCATCTTTTCCACTGCAGAGACAGACTGATTCTCACCAACCAATGACACGAATAGGTCTCGAAAGTGTCGCCATTCAGAGAATTTTCCGGAGAATTTTGGTATGGAGATGCCTGGTAGAGATGGTCGATGATGAGATGCCCCTTGGAAACTTGCGTCGACTAATAGAGCTCCAGCTGGAGGCTCTATTGCTTCCAATTCAGCTATGCGAGTAGACAGAGCAGCCTCGGATTGCACGAATCCCTTCATGGTTTGTTCATACCACTTTTTCTTGAAGTAATCATGCTCTGGGGATATGCCAGATTTGAAGGAGACCAGTTTCTCATGGTCTACTGCAAACTTCTCCCAGTTGATCTTGAGTATGCTGAGTTTCGCCCTGGCAGCATGAATGTTGATAGCTGAGATGACGTTGGCCTCGATTTCGGCAGCTAACTCGGCGATGTAGATGAATCTAGTCTTCTGTAGCTTCAATTTTCCACTGAAGTTGGCCATGTTGAGATGACGTTGAATATCTCAATCAATCTAAGCCCCCCACAGCACTCCGTGCTCCACAATGCGTTGAGCTTAGACTGACCGATCACTTTCAGATGTCCTTGGCCTCTTGACGTTGACGTGGAGAAATTCAACTTCAATACAAAGCTATCCGACTCGAAGGACCATAAAATGTTCAACGAGTAGTCAGTTGGTTATATAGCTTCATACTGAAGAGAATTTCGTACGTTATTGGTGGCCTTGAAAAAGGCCGATGTGGTCTTGAGAAAGACCGTTTGAGAGTGACGTTTATGCTGGAGATGACGATGAGAGAGTTCGATTGCGGTTCCTTAAAAAAACCGTTCGTTATACTTGAGTAGTCTTGCTGGAGACCCAAAAGTCTCGTGAAATTGAAAGCTTCTTACGAGACTAGCCCTGAGAAGAGCTAGCCAAACTTGAAAGTAAGTTCTGAAAAGAACCTTTGGTTTTGAGAAGTAGCTGAAGACTATTCAAGCCTTGCGCGCTTAAATAGGGATTTTGGTTTAGCCGCTGATAGCCTTGCTCGCTACGTGAAGATAGTTTTTACCAGTAGGACTGATCAAAAACAAATACGCTATCGCTCTCAGATTCCCTTCTTTTATACCCGAGAATCCGGCTTCTAGAATGTTCTGGACGGAGTGGGAGAAGTCGGTATCTGCGCTCCAATGAAATGGCTGGCTTTCGAAGAGAAGGGAAAAAGTTAAGAGCTGGCCAATGAGAAGTCTTAGTTAAGGCTAGAGGGGGTCGAGTT comes from Microplitis demolitor isolate Queensland-Clemson2020A chromosome 8, iyMicDemo2.1a, whole genome shotgun sequence and encodes:
- the LOC103577795 gene encoding homeobox protein ceh-12; translation: MSTFDFDFILNEHNPSLEFQTYASSPESIRSAVSEESSFSPSPSSDEVQFANNPLGNIVKVEEDLEETQGSNSKRRLRTTFSNDQLLYLEQLFAESKYLCRPKRIMTATKLGLQERQIKVWFQNRRMKQKKLEKENEDTNNGKISSFSANNDVKKRSNQLITTEDAKFRRMNTSAGFRSTVHHHHHHLPQNIDLNTELYDSYFSNTVNYQTAYSGSQQTGNIN
- the LOC128668449 gene encoding uncharacterized protein LOC128668449 translates to MYASAAEEIAALHKQLALLAAEYSNMLTQEQLPNTRSTSHRHHRPRQVKKFKYCWYHYKHGADFLSDYDLLVDLKCKRLRDGITDLLTPGNSHTSAKTNIKAVDSNSAYMELLREFADGTRPGATQRQTKIHSTVHHIQTSPGPPVSCKARRLAPDKLKNAQAEFRKMIEEGICRPSNSARALPRHLAQKKSGEGRPCGDYRPLNDRTLIDKYSFRYLNDFAAFLHGKNIFSVVDFAKAFLQIPVAPEDVPKTAIITPFGLF
- the LOC128668450 gene encoding uncharacterized protein LOC128668450, which produces MANFSGKLKLQKTRFIYIAELAAEIEANVISAINIHAARAKLSILKINWEKFAVDHEKLVSFKSGISPEHDYFKKKWYEQTMKGFVQSEAALSTRIAELEAIEPPAGALLVDASFQGASHHRPSLPGISIPKFSGKFSEWRHFRDLFVSLVGENQSVSAVEKMHYLCASLEGDAASLIANLKISADSFASAWDTLTTRYENKGLLKTAHLSKLRSLSRMEQRTANGLNNILTTVSECVNALKALGCSADHWDDLLVYDIVQLLDVKTQMCVQVHLVH